One Nostoc sp. CENA543 genomic window, CAAGAGACTTTCAAGCGGATGATGGATCTGAATTAGGCACAAATGCTGATCAATTGACAAAAAGCCGGAAACAAAGATATCCTCAACTTTCATTGCATCAGCTATCGCTTGTCATCCGTATTAATTTATAAATAATTCATATATTGATAGAGAAAAGCTCTTACCTGTAAATGCGATCGCTATTAGAGTAGAAAATCCCTCAAAGAGAGTTTGCAGGAGGGAATTCAGGCAAATTACAGGTAAATGAGGCAAAATGTTCAAAAAAGAGTTATTGACCAGTAAACCTGTTCCTTGTTTCCTGCACTATGAGTGTCAATAGTTACCAAGAGTCTGCCTTAGATATCACTACAGTAGTACAACTATCACAAGCAATTGCAGGTGAACTTGTGCTGTCTGACTTACTCCCGAACTTAATCTACATATTTATGGAGCATACTGAGGCGGACTTTGGCTTTTTAGTGATGGAGAAAGATGGGGAATGGGTGATAGAAGCGGCTGGGCAGTTACAATTAGGAGAAATTAGCATTAACAGTCTATTGCAGTCTCTGCCAATTGCTAATTATTTATCTCAAAGTATTATCCATCAAGTAGCCCAAACGCAGACAAGTATTGTTTTAAATAATGTAACTCCCATAGATACATTTACAACCATTGCTGACATTCAATATCATCAATCCCAATCTCTGCTGTGTGTACCACTAGTTAACCAAGGGCAACTCGAAGGCATACTTTATTTAGAGAAACAGGAAAACAAACCTTTTAGTGGGTACCACTTAGCACTGGTAGAAACTTTATCAGGACAAACAGCGATCGCTCTAGCTCATGCCCAACTGTACACCCAAATTAAAGAACGGGAAAATCAACTAGCGCAAATATTAAAAGCTCTTCCCATTGGTGTAGCTCTGCACGACACAACTGGCAAAATTGTCTACGCCAATTCTATTGCCGCGCGACTAGCTGGTGATGACAGCGCGCGAGCAGCCACAATTGCGGAAATTTCCCAAGCTTATCACCTGTATCGAGGCTCAACTGAACAACCTTATCCCACAGCCGAACTGCCAATTGTCCGCGCTTTAGCGGGAGAAACATTAACAGTCGATGATATGGTTTTAGTGCAAGGTAATCGTGCGATCGCCCTCGAAGTAGCCAGTACACCAATTTATAATGATCAAGGGCAGACAGTCTATGCACTCTGCGCTATGCAAGATATTACCGAGCGCAAACAAGTAGAAATCGCCCTCAAAGAAAGTGAAGAACGCTTCCGTCAGCTAGCAGAAAATATTGATGCGATCTTCTGGATGAGAGCCAGTGATCAGTTTCAGGTATTGTATATCAGTCAAGCTTATACTCGCATCTTTGGAGGCTCTGCCACCGATATATTTGAGAATCCTCAATCCTTTTTTAATTTTGTCCATCCAGAAGATTTAGATAAAATCCAGACCGTCATCGTCAATTCCCAAGATAACTTTGAGCTAGAGTATCGTATTGTTCGCCCAGATGGTGAAATTCGCTGGATACGCGATCGCAGTTTTCCCATCCGCGACACCAAAGGGAACATCTATCGCTATGCTGGAATTGCAGAAGATATCACCGAACGCAAGCAAGCAGACGCAAAAATTCGGGAACAGGCTACCTTAATTGATATTTCCACTGACGCGATTTTCGTCCAGGATTTAGAAAATCGCATTTCATTTTGGAATGAAAGTGCTAAACGTTTATACGGTTGGACAGCCGAAACTGCGATCGGCCAAAATGCCATCCAACTCTTATTTCACCCAGATGAAACCCCACTGCTAGCCAAAGAAATTCAACCTGCACTGACTCACCAAGGTGCTTGGCAAGGTGAACTGCATCAAGTCACCCAAGACGGTAGAAAAATCACCGTTGCTAGTCGTTGGACTCTCGTTCGTGATGATCAAGGACAGCCAAAATCCATTTTAGTCACCAATACCGACATTACAGAGAAAAAACAAATCGAACAACAATTTCTCCGCGCCCAAAGGCTAGAAAGTATCGGTACGTTAGCTAGTGGTATTGCCCATGACTTAAATAATGTGCTTTCTCCCATATCCATGTCATTAGACTTATTAGAAAAAAAATTATCTGATCAACAAAGCCGACAATTAGTCAAAATGCTCGATAGCAACGTCAAGCGAGGAGCAGCATTAATCAAACAAGTATTGTCGTTTTCCAGGGGTGTATCAGGAAAACGCATGATTATTCAGGTCAAGCACATAGTTTCAGAAATCCAGCACATCATTCAGCAGACATTTCCTAAAGGTATAGAATTTTCCACGAATATCGCCCCAGAACTATGGACAATCAGTGCTGATGCCACGCAACTCAACCAAGTGATCATGAACTTGTGCATTAATGCTCGTGATGCTATGCCTAACGGTGGTTGTTTGCGAATCGTGGGAGCAAATATTTTCATCGATGAATTATCTGTGCAGAAATATCCAGAAGCCGAAGTGGGTTGTTATGTGATGCTAGCTGTCACAGATACAGGTATGGGTATTCCTCCTGAGATACTAGAGAGAATGTTTGAGCCATTTTTTACTACCAAAGAAATCGGTAAGGGAACCGGATTAGGATTATCAACGGTAATTGGTATCATCAGAAGTCATGGCGGATTTATCAATGTCGAAACTACAGTAGGGAAGGGTAGTCAATTTCAGGTATACCTACCAGCCGTCACCGGTCAACAATCACAACCTCCAGCCGCTCAAGATATCCCCAAAGGTAATGGGGAATTAATTTTAGTGGTAGATGATGAACAATCAATTCGAGAAATGGCGAAAGCATTGCTGTTGAATCATAACTATCGGGTGTTAACAGCTAATAATGGTGTTGATGCGATCGCTGTATATATTCAGCACAAAACCGAGATTAGTGTGATACTAGTAGATATGGTCATGCCAGATATGGACGGCATTACAACCATCCACACACTACAAAAAATCAACCCTACTGCTAAAATTATTGCCTCTAGTGGATTATTATCCAGCGATAAACTAGCTGAAGTGGCTAGTTCTGGTGTCCAAGCGTTTTTACCCAAGCCCTACACTCTACCAGAATTATTACGGACGATATATTTGGTCAATGGTCAATAGTCAATAGTCAATAGTCATTAGTCATTAGTCATTAGTCATTAGTCAATAGTCATTAGTCATTAGTCATTAGTCATTAGTCATTAGGGACTTCCAGAAAATAAACTATCCAAATTTATATTCTTCAAAACAACTGTCTTTCCCCCTGCTCCCTGCCCCCTGCCCCCTTGCCATCAAAGTGATAGTATATTTTTTTAATTGGAAGTCCCCTAGTCAAGCAATTTTAGACTCAATCCAAAATTCAAAATCTAAAATCTAAAATTCGCAGGGTGAACACGTATCAAAAATTTAGCTATTTTTATCTTTAATTTGCTTAATTGATACAAATTCTACAATCATGTGTATATAATGCAAGCAATTACTTGCAATTGTAAGCAAGTGCTTGCATAAATGTCATGAATCATTTAATGTCAAGAACAGCGCACACTCGCTCACGGTTAATCAAGGCGGCAACTGAAGTATTCGCTGATGCAGGGTTAACTGGAGCTACTACCAGAGAAATTGCGCGGGTAGCAGGAGTCAATGAAGTTACTTTGTTTCGCCATTTTCAAACTAAGGAGCAACTTTTAGCGGCTGTGATTCAGCAAGCTATGGCTTTACAGGCACAAATGTTGGCTTATCAGGATGAATGGACTCAGGATTTACAGATTGACTTGAGACATTATGCGCGGTTGTGTAATCGCATGATGGAAGAACACGAAGCTCTGATTCGGACATTTATTGGAGAGGCTAAACGCAATCCAGAAGTAGCTCGTCAAATTTTATACGATGCAGACCAAGCTTTGCGAGAACAACTAGTTACCTATCTCAAAAAAGCTCAGAATAAGGGAAAAGTACGTACAGATGTAGATTTGCGGGCTGCTGTCGATAGTTTTACTGGAATGCTATTGTACGGAATGTTACGCCGAGGTCATGCGACTGGTACATTAGGTTATAGTCGTGCTTGTTACATTGAAACCTGTGTGCAGATATTGCTCAGTAGCTTAGAGATATAGGGAAAAATGACAAGTTCATTCTAGATTTACCACTATGTATCAACCTAAAATCATAGATTGCTGCGACAAATATTAATCATCAGTAGAGTTTTTAAAGATTCACCTTAACAGAAGATATTACCGTAATTTTTCTAGCTCAGATTGAAGGACTAGTAACAATATATGTCTCATGAAGAACACTCTCATTCCTCTGTGCCAGTAGACACACAAGATACCCAAGGCACTGAAAAATCTGACAGTCCCTCATCAGAAAATCAATCTCCCTCAAATTCTCCTGGACAGAAGCCGCGTTGGCCTGTAATTGTGGGGGTGATTTTGCTGATTTTGGGTGGTGGTTTCGGCTGGAGATGGTGGCAAAGTAGCATTGCAGCTAATAGACAATCAGCAACAGCAGCCGGTAAACCGATGGGAGTTCCGGTAAAAGTGGCGGAAGTGGAGGCAGGAAATTTACAGGAAAGCTCCGTATTTGTCGGGAGTTTAGAAGCACCGCGCTCAGTGGTACTTTC contains:
- a CDS encoding PAS domain S-box protein, producing MSVNSYQESALDITTVVQLSQAIAGELVLSDLLPNLIYIFMEHTEADFGFLVMEKDGEWVIEAAGQLQLGEISINSLLQSLPIANYLSQSIIHQVAQTQTSIVLNNVTPIDTFTTIADIQYHQSQSLLCVPLVNQGQLEGILYLEKQENKPFSGYHLALVETLSGQTAIALAHAQLYTQIKERENQLAQILKALPIGVALHDTTGKIVYANSIAARLAGDDSARAATIAEISQAYHLYRGSTEQPYPTAELPIVRALAGETLTVDDMVLVQGNRAIALEVASTPIYNDQGQTVYALCAMQDITERKQVEIALKESEERFRQLAENIDAIFWMRASDQFQVLYISQAYTRIFGGSATDIFENPQSFFNFVHPEDLDKIQTVIVNSQDNFELEYRIVRPDGEIRWIRDRSFPIRDTKGNIYRYAGIAEDITERKQADAKIREQATLIDISTDAIFVQDLENRISFWNESAKRLYGWTAETAIGQNAIQLLFHPDETPLLAKEIQPALTHQGAWQGELHQVTQDGRKITVASRWTLVRDDQGQPKSILVTNTDITEKKQIEQQFLRAQRLESIGTLASGIAHDLNNVLSPISMSLDLLEKKLSDQQSRQLVKMLDSNVKRGAALIKQVLSFSRGVSGKRMIIQVKHIVSEIQHIIQQTFPKGIEFSTNIAPELWTISADATQLNQVIMNLCINARDAMPNGGCLRIVGANIFIDELSVQKYPEAEVGCYVMLAVTDTGMGIPPEILERMFEPFFTTKEIGKGTGLGLSTVIGIIRSHGGFINVETTVGKGSQFQVYLPAVTGQQSQPPAAQDIPKGNGELILVVDDEQSIREMAKALLLNHNYRVLTANNGVDAIAVYIQHKTEISVILVDMVMPDMDGITTIHTLQKINPTAKIIASSGLLSSDKLAEVASSGVQAFLPKPYTLPELLRTIYLVNGQ
- a CDS encoding TetR/AcrR family transcriptional regulator gives rise to the protein MSRTAHTRSRLIKAATEVFADAGLTGATTREIARVAGVNEVTLFRHFQTKEQLLAAVIQQAMALQAQMLAYQDEWTQDLQIDLRHYARLCNRMMEEHEALIRTFIGEAKRNPEVARQILYDADQALREQLVTYLKKAQNKGKVRTDVDLRAAVDSFTGMLLYGMLRRGHATGTLGYSRACYIETCVQILLSSLEI